In one Alosa alosa isolate M-15738 ecotype Scorff River chromosome 14, AALO_Geno_1.1, whole genome shotgun sequence genomic region, the following are encoded:
- the LOC125307443 gene encoding uncharacterized protein LOC125307443: MAFTLMLIIQGCRCDTWCRKTISLSSFVPAIVWLILLFLDGQYFACAMTDWKGRFVIVDKAAPQKWCEPTNGDDVTPQELMLRSQQLFVVSQVIGIALLIFICVGLVVYVIRESCQQELDTQDSSGVAEMTMCSLSSRRTRTS, encoded by the exons ATGGCCTTTACGTTGATGCTGATTATTCAAGGATGCAGATGTGATACTTGGTGTCGCAAGACCATATCTCTCTCCAGCTTCGTCCCGGCGATCGTGTGGCTGATTCTGCTCTTCCTCGACGGGCAGTACTTTGCGTGCGCAATGACGGACTGGAAGGGCAGGTTTGTCATCGTTGACAAAGCGGCTCCGCAAAAATGGTGTGAACCCACGAACGGGGACGACGTCACGCCGCAAGAACTAATGCTTCGCTCGCAGCAGTTATTTGTTGTTTCTCAG GTTATAGGCATAGCTCTTCTCATTTTCATCTGTGTGGGACTAGTAGTGTATGTGATTAGAGAGAGCTGCCAACAGGAGCTGGACACACAGGATTCCAGCGGCGTAGCGGAGATGACGATGTGCAGCTTGAGTTCACGAAGGACGCGGACGTCATGA